A genome region from Penicillium psychrofluorescens genome assembly, chromosome: 3 includes the following:
- a CDS encoding uncharacterized protein (ID:PFLUO_005254-T1.cds;~source:funannotate) yields MEYERRAAEGWSLPLYGRENKAASGAPIPAPAPASVPGSKTAPPKQARKIIPKTASGNNRGAPHPTRGLRAGTAYHTRRGSQQVASRRVVSDVFRDSPAKARWRAGMEPDGEVNLPDAFGTIRHTFANTVRSTAPSRTDGRSSTFNGRADAFDAISHKTGAYVLPAKYGDQVIQIWGSYSEVTAAKELLHAVIARCLEPKPSLKQLGYWSRVTAYKADKERDVEVQAKREQRLQELRKAPSPPNEFEVMLMFLWPPDGPAMNGVLGGQLENLDNIRTTFDVHVYQQRHMPNYICVSAHEKAVLLQVIELLCTIWREFTTKSDVQLKLYLVEPPSPTVMRTKVLLEKNSRMARPFLHGVELGADQIRHWSNGHYLILMKNDSLLLTNLKRSLNTISFIRGHLRMRVHFGTFVLDEYRRPEKGECSYEEKGECSYEFQEFQTMILHEQAKGRLVPGCLRATEFLEPVNAPKNFQSFAEIEPTHSAYFEFPGKNNTVLCLEAEFLKTSGARCFETGQCRWLKADRKGECGSRLPLQASVIDFGRSDWQLEIKSFDFHDADTIGGALRAFVRSIRLQSLQAVQSIASNPRRKVHFMAEAPVSRFVEKAALRFQVKGTRYIFELARFDAYMPLKTKLIAMDSECTIPRVHWQEKPTVSWAASVFAPEWDNALGENANLRPGNTAEHAGMLSAFFPPLEGRDEDSGFWDFLTVVRKIADMLGPAQHAEQQRNGDVLDIDLGTLF; encoded by the exons GTACGAGCGGCGTGCAGCAGAGG GGTGGTCTTTGCCTTTGTACGGCCGCGAGAACAAAGCGGCTAGCGGTGCTCCgattccagctccagctccagcttcAGTTCCGGGGAGCAAGACAGCTCCCCCCAAACAGGCCCGTAAGATCATCCCAAAGACTGCTTCTGGAAACAACCGAGGTGCTCCTCATCCCACAAGAGGACTTCGAGCTGGCACAGCTTACCACACGCGTCGTGGGTCGCAGCAAGTTGCCAGTCGGCGAGTCGTCAGTGATGTGTTCCGAGACTCTCCTGCGAAGGCAAGATGGCGTGCTGGGATGGAACCCGATG GCGAGGTGAACCTTCCTGATGCTTTTGGCACGATCAGACATAC GTTTGCAAATACTGTTCGATCAACTGCTCCCAGTAGAACTGATGGAAGGTCGTCGACTTTCAATGGGCGAGCTGATGCATTTGATGCCATCTCGCACAAGACCGGCGCTTACGTGCTGCCGGCGAAATACGGCGATCAG GTTATTCAAATCTGGGGGAGCTACAGCGAGGTGACTGCAGCGAAAGAATTGCTTCATGCAGTGATTGCAAGGTGCTTGGAGCCCAAACCGTCTTTGAAGCAGCTCGGATACTGGTCACGGGTCACTGCCTACAAAGCAGACAAGGAAAGAGATGTTGAGGTCCAGGCAAAGCGGGAGCAAAGACTccaggagctgcgcaaggcgccatcgccgccaaaTGAATTCGAGGTCATG CTGATGTTTCTTTGGCCACCTGACGGGCCTGCAATGAATGGTGTTCTCGGTGGACAACTCGAGAATCTGGATAATATTCGGACGACTTTCGACGTGCATGTCTACCAGCAGCGACACATGCCTAACTACATCTGCGTCTCCGCCCATGAAAAAGCAGTTCTTCTTCAAGTTATTGAGCTACTCTGCACCATATGGAGGGAGTTCACAACCAAGTCGGACGTGCAGCTCAAGTTGTACTTGGTCGAGCCGCCCTCGCCCACCGTCATGAGAACAAAGGTTCTTCTTGAAAAGAATTCGCGGATGGCACGACCTTTTCTGCATGGGGTTGAGCTCGGTGCTGATCAGATAAGACACTGGAGCAATGGACATTACCTGATCCTGATGAAAAACGACTCCCTCCTCCTGACAAATCTTAAAAGGTCCCTGAATACGATCTCCTTCATTCGCGGTCACCTCAGAATGCGTGTTCATTTCGGCACGTTTGTGCTGGATGAGTATCGTCGACCGGAGAAGGGCGAGTGTTCGTatgaggagaagggcgagtgTTCGTATGAGTTCCAAGAGTTCCAGACCATGATTCTTCACGAACAAGCGAAGGGGCGACTAGTTCCGGG GTGTCTTCGTGCCACCGAGTTCCTTGAGCCGGTGAATGCACCCAAGAACTTCCAATCTTTTGCCGAAATCGAGCCTACGCACTCAGCATATTTCGAATTCCCTGGTAAGAACAACACAGTCCTGTGCCTCGAGGCAGAATTTCTCAAGACCTCGGGAGCCCGATGCTTTGAGACCGGGCAGTGCCGATGGCTTAAAGCCGACCGGAAGGGGGAGTGCGGCAGTCGGCTTCCCCTACAGGCGAGTGTGATTGACTTCGGCAG ATCAGACTGGCAGCTTGAGATCAAGTCGTTCGACTTCCATGATGCTGACACCATCGGCGGGGCCCTGAGAGCTTTCGTACGGTCGATCAGGCTCCAGAGCCTTCAGGCTGTTCAAAGCATTGCTTCCAACCCGCGGCGAAAAGTCCACTTCATGGCCGAAGCGCCGGTGTCGAGATTCGTCGAGAAAGCAGCCCTTCGCTTTCAAGTGAAGGGTACTCGCTACATCTTCGAACTGGCCCGCTTTGATGCGTACATGCCACTCAAGACGAAACTGATTGCGATGGACAGCGAGTGTACGATACCTCGTGTCCACTGGCAAGAAAAACCAACTGTGTCCTGGGCGGCTTCGGTGTTCGCCCCGGAGTGGGACAATGCCTTAGGTGAAAATGCCAACCTCCGACCGGGAAATACTGCGGAGCACGCGGGAATGCTGTCAGCTTTCTTCCCTCCACTTGAGGGCAGGGACGAGGATTCAGGCTTCTGGGACTTCCTAACTGTTGTGAGAAAGATTGCAGATATGCTGGGACCTGCCCAGCATGCTGAGCAACAACGCAATGGAGATGTACTCGATATTGATCTGGGGACGTTGTTCTGA
- a CDS encoding uncharacterized protein (ID:PFLUO_005255-T1.cds;~source:funannotate), whose translation MEEADLKDSRRRNAQQWMTKGALVRDDSDDELGDEDFPWDWIYETEEAEVKDEPDATNGSPTKSARRRRSSRPARKQRTIVGARMGTFECRLGQVVLLKSPEPGKDWAGIITEFVEEEDDEEEEEGSGVLKCANIMWFASPDEFMSTRNKRRPDVLPNEQYLTADFNVNPLTSINGKANVMSKNVFFARYPNGIPPKGKNELSEYNKCMVCRRGVNQVQGRYTDEFLWEDVYQEDKIFNLITVIKDGLKAARKRKTADDTDYVDAKDENNMAPSTPRKKQRLASTNTTPRSQRKKALTTPTHKRIVVKKPLEFTPLGTRVLEPSHFASPYKQARTLLHVSTVPESLPCRKTEFDTVYNHLSAAIMEGTGACIYISGTPGTGKTATVREVIAQLNSAVLAEEMDDFVFVEINGMKVTDPHQSYSLLWEALKGDRVSPSHALDLLEQEFSHPSPRRVSCVVLMDELDQLVTKNQSVMYNFFNWPALRHSRLIVLAVANTMDLPERTLSNKISSRLGLTRITFPGYRHTDLMQIISTRLTNVPGNIVDPDAIQFASRKVAAVSGDARRALDICRRAVEIAEQSAENDDPASGTAESPPATPSKTPARQNKAPAEKGKHGRVTIATIKQAIHEATSTPLQQSLRCLPLSGKLFLAALLARVKRTGLTESSFGDVLDEARRIADAAVAVAGAAGAGVKGFLLGGGAGSRVRAMAFAAMDLMNSGVLALEQGSGSKNILGGSTIPTRGDRSSKVRLRVAAEDVRAAFREDIEAKGFGLGVEN comes from the exons ATGGAGGAAGCCGATCTGAAAGACTCTCGCCGGCGCAATGCCCAGCAGTGGATGACCAAAGGTGCCTTGGTACGCGACGACTCGGACGACGAACTGGGCGACGAAGACTTTCCGTGGGATTGGATCTACGAgacagaagaagcagaggtCAAAGACGAGCCCGATGCTACCAATGGCAGCCCAACCAAATCcgcccgtcgccgccgcTCCTCCCGACCTGCACGCAAACAACGAACAATCGTCGGCGCTCGCATGGGCACCTTCGAGTGCAGATTGGGCCAGGTCGTGCTGCTGAAGTCCCCCGAGCCCGGAAAGGACTGGGCGGGCATCATCACGGAGTttgtggaagaagaggacgacgaggaggaggaggaaggaagtGGGGTGCTCAAATGCGCCAACATCATGTGGTTCGCCTCGCCGGATGAGTTCATGTCAACCCGCAACAAGCGCCGGCCGGATGTGTTGCCCAATGAGCAGTACCTCACTGCGGACTTCAATGTCAATCCTCTGACATCGATCAATGGTAAAGCGAATGTTATGTCGAAGAACGTCTTCTTCGCACGATACCCAAATGGTATCCCCCCGAAGGGGAAGAATGAGCTCTCGGAGTACAACAAGTGTATGGTTTGTCGGAGAGGTGTGAACCAGGTGCAGGGGAGGTACACGGACGAATTTCTTTGGGAAGATGTCTACCAGGAGGATAAGATCTTCAACCTCATTACGGTTATCAAGGATGGTTTGAAAGCGGCCCGGAAGCGCAAGACTGCCGACGACACCGAT TATGTCGACGCCAAGGATGAGAATAATATGGCTCCAAGCACGCCTCGGAAGAAGCAAAGACTGGCCTCGACGAATACCACTCCCCGATCTcagcgcaagaaggccttGACAACACCCACACATAAGAG GATTGTCGTCAAAAAGCCACTTGAATTCACTCCACTAGGCACTCGTGTCCTGGAGCCTTCGCATTTCGCCTCTCCATATAAGCAAGCACGCACGCTACTGCATGTCTCGACTGTTCCTGAGTCGCTGCCATGTCGAAAGACCGAATTCGACACGGTCTACAATCATCTCAGCGCCGCCATCATGGAAGGCACGGGTGCTTGCATTTACATCTCCGGCACGCCAGGAACTGGCAAGACGGCCACCGTGCGCGAGGTCATCGCGCAGCTCAATTCCGCCGTGCTTGCAGAAGAGATGGACGATTTTGTCTTTGTGGAAATCAACGGAATGAAAGTCACGGATCCACATCAATCGTACTCTCTGCTCTGGGAAGCTCTGAAAGGGGATCGGGTATCTCCTTCGCAtgcgctcgatcttctcgaaCAAGAATTCTCTCACCCATCGCCCCGTCGTGTGTCCTGTGTCGTCCTCATGGACGAACTGGACCAGCTTGTTACGAAAAACCAGTCGGTCATGTACAACTTCTTCAACTGGCCCGCTCTCCGCCACTCGCGGCTCATCGTCCTGGCCGTTGCCAACACGATGGATCTCCCCGAACGAACTCTCAGCAACAAGATCTCCAGCCGTCTCGGCCTCACCCGCATCACCTTCCCGGGATACCGACATACCGACCTGATGCAAATTATCAGCACCCGTCTCACAAACGTCCCCGGCAACATCGTCGACCCGGACGCCATCCAATTTGCTAGCCGGAAAGTCGCCGCCGTGAGTGGTGATGCACGCCGCGCACTCGACATCTGTCGGCGTGCTGTCGAAATCGCAGAACAATCAGCCGAGAACGACGATCCCGCCAGCGGCACCGCAGAATCTCCGCCCGCAACGCCTTCCAAGACACCAGCACGGCAGAACAAAGCACCCGccgaaaaaggaaaacaCGGTCGTGTGACCATCGCCACTATCAAACAGGCTATCCACGAAGCAACCTCCACCCCACTGCAACAATCTCTCCGCTGCCTCCCTCTCTCTGGAAAACTGTTCCTCGCCGCCCTGCTAGCTCGCGTGAAGCGGACAGGCCTAACAGAATCATCCTTCGGAGATGTTCTCGATGAAGCGCGCCGCATCGCCGACGCCGCTGTCGCTGTTGCAGGCGCGGCCGGCGCAGGCGTAAAGGGTTTCCTGCTCGGCGGGGGCGCCGGTTCTCGTGTGCGAGCAATGGCTTTTGCAGCTATGGATCTGATGAACTCGGGCgtgctggctctggagcaAGGTTCCGGATCAAAGAATATACTTGGCGGCTCCACCATCCCGACGAGGGGAGATCGCAGCAGCAAAGTGAGGCTGAGGGTtgcggcggaggatgttAGGGCTGCGTTTCGGGAGGATATCGAGGCTAAAGGGTTTGGATTGGGTGTTGAGAACTGA
- a CDS encoding uncharacterized protein (ID:PFLUO_005256-T1.cds;~source:funannotate), which yields MAPSSDSDLLWPPGTVRLEELQQPGAVDAVILQPQPSRNPNDPLNWSPWRKHLNFGLVSFYVFMVFAMIDCAPVTWGPMNRQLGFSYAILNDSYAIGCGTLALGGLLLIPFALKYGRRPVYLMSTAIQLGMSVWTAKMKSVAGLLLINAISNLVAALAETMVQMTVADVYFVHQRGLMNSIYLVMLTMGVSIAPIAAGYITIFESWRWVWWWVAIFFGAGFLAFLFLYEETKFSATTAENDGNSRDNEFKNVSSTNAMHLEEVDPEKLNEIYGPDQQLTAISVDHSIPKKSYKEKLALLSVSPISFSQVAKHMYEPLLMLFMFPAVGYVGLMYGFMTASITVTITTYSDWMTLPPYNFNAAEIGLMGLPPFIGTALAAVICGPLSDYLIIFLSKRNKGVYEPEMRLWVILMFAPFVPAGLLMFGIGLNNGQPWPMLAVGLGLVGFGTTPACSISLTYLTDAYTAIIADSMVGVTFIRNSISTIFVFALTPWIVSAGITGFYISFSVIVSVILLGLVIFVFFGRKFRIKTAARYRHFAKKQIDSRKA from the exons ATGGCACCCAGTTCTGATTCGGATCTGTTGTGGCCACCCGGCACCGTTCGACTTGAAG AGCTTCAACAGCCAGGTGCAGTCGATGCAGTGATTCTACAACCACAGCCGAGCAGGAATCCAAATGACCCACTG AATtggtcgccatggcgcaAGCATCTCAACTTCGGTTTAGTATCCTTCTACGTATTCATGGTTTTTGCAAT GATTGATTGTGCTCCCGTCACCTGGGGCCCCATGAACAGACAATTGGGCTTTAGTTACGCAATATTGAATGACAGCTACGCTATTGGCTGCGGCACGCTTGCTCTTGGCGGCCTTTTGCTCATACCCTTTGCGCTGAAATATGGCCGACGTCCAGTATACCTGATGAGCACTGCGATCCAATTGGGTATGAGCGTTTGGACCGCCAAAATGAAATCAGTAGCAGGTCTCCTGCTTATCAATGCCATTAGCAACCTGGTAGCTGCGTTGGCCGAGACAATGGTGCAGATGACTGTTGCAGACGTCTACTTTGTCCATCAACGTGGGCTGATGAACAGTATTTACCTCGTGATGTTGACTATGGGAGTGTCAATTGCTCCTATCGCTGCCGGCTACATCACCATCTTTGAaagctggcgctgggtctggtggtgggtggCCATCTTTTTCGGTGCTGGATTCCTcgcttttcttttcctctaCGAGGAAACAAAGTTTTCGGCTACTACTGCAGAGAATGACGGCAACTCTAGAGACAACGAATTCAAGAATGTATCTAGCACCAACGCGATGCATCTTGAGGAAGTCGACCCGGAAAAGCTCAACGAGATATACGGaccagaccagcagctcacTGCAATCAGCGTGGACCATTCGATCCCAAAGAAGAGCTACAAGGAAAAACTTGCACTCTTGTCCGTGTCGCCCATCTCATTTTCACAAGTGGCCAAACATATGTATGAGCCGCTTCTCATGCTGTTTATGTTCCCTGCGGTGGGCTATGTCGGTCTTATGTATGGATTCATGACAGCGAGTATTACCGTGACGATCACCACCTACTCAGACTGGATGACCCTGCCACCCTACAACTTCAACGCGGCTGAAATTGGCTTGATGGGTCTTCCACCGTTTATCGGTACAGCTTTGGCGGCAGTCATTTGTGGACCACTGAGCGACTACctgatcatcttcctctcTAAGCGAAACAAGGGTGTCTATGAACCGGAAATGCGATTATGGGTCATTCTCATGTTTGCCCCGTTTGTCCCTGCGGGTCTCCTCATGTTCGGTATCGGATTGAACAACGGTCAACCTTGGCCGATGCTGGCTGTTGGGCTGGGTCTGGTTGGATTTGGCACCACACCAGCCTGCAGCATAAGTTTGACCTACCTCACGGATGCATATACAGCG ATTATTGCCGACTCGATGGTTGGAGTCACCTTCATTCGAAATTCCATCTCGACGATTTTCGTCTTCGCACTGACTCCTTGGATTGTGTCGGCTGGAATCACTGGGTTCTACATATCGTTCTCAGTTATTGTCAGTGTCATTCTGCTGGGACTTGTGATTTTTGTCTTCTTCGGTCGAAAATTCCGGATCAAAACTGCGGCAAGGTACCGCCATTTTGCTAAGAAGCAAATTGACTCGCGGAAAGCGTAG
- a CDS encoding uncharacterized protein (ID:PFLUO_005257-T1.cds;~source:funannotate) — MHKIAVIQMHPKPRELEQNHSRAVAFIREAAASGANLAVLPEYHLRDFDPENENFRSQCAHWKNYLDAYCALAKECHICIVPGSFAELHRNEETQEERLVNCTYFIDHNGAILGRYEKKNLWHPERPIVTGSIHDAHPCFETPLGKVGMLICWDLAFPEAFKELIAQGAQLIIVPAFWKLTDASEVGMKRNPLSDQVFIDATVVSRAFENTCAVVFCNVAGPAAEGYMGHSQVAVPFMGCLEKFSTSEEGMKIVDVDMDIVEEAESVYKIREDMGKQNWHYMYRHTTSR; from the exons ATGCACAAGATTGCGGTTATTCAAATGCACCCCAAG CCCCGTGAGCTGGAACAGAATCATTCTCGCGCAGTGGCGTTCATTCGAGAAGCTGCCGCGTCCGGAGCGAACCTTGCCGTTCTTCCAGAGTACCATCTGCGGGACTTCGATCCGGAGAATGAGAACTTCAGGAGCCAGTGTGCTCACTGGAAAAATTATCTGGATGCCTACTGTGCTTTGGCCAAGGAGTGTCATATCTGTATTGTGCCTGGATCCTTTGCAGAGCTGCATCGCAACGAGGAAACCCAAGAAGAGAGGCTGGTCAATTGCACCTATTTCATCGACCATAATGGCGCCATCCTAGGCAGAtatgaaaagaagaatctgTGGCATCCTGAAAGGCCAATTGTCACCGGTTCAATACACGACGCTCACCCGTGTTTTGAAACCCCGCTGGGTAAGGTGGGAATGCTGATTTGCTGGGATCTGGCATTTCCGGAAGCGTTCAAGGAGCTGATCGCCCAGGGTGCCCAGCTGATCATCGTTCCTGCGTTCTGGAAGTTGACAGATGCATCGGAAGTTGGGATGAAGAGAAACCCTCTGTCAGACCAAGTGTTTATCGATGCCACGGTCGTGAGTCGGGCTTTTGAGAACACTTGTGCAGTGGTTTTCTGTAACGTTGCAGGACCGGCTGCAGAAGGATATATGGGCCACTCCCAGGTAGCTGTGCCGTTCATGGGTTGCCTTGAAAAGTTTTCTACCTCGGAAGAGGGCATGAAAATTGTCGATGTGGATATGGATATTGTTGAGGAAGCAGAATCTGTATACAAGATTCGGGAGGATATGGGGAAGCAAAATTGGCATTATATGTATCGTCATACAACGTCTCGTTAG
- a CDS encoding uncharacterized protein (ID:PFLUO_005258-T1.cds;~source:funannotate): MDYVSPQTTADEAMRTSAKRTADLFGAEYLMVTPSTLTDGSIGVSYRRKAEYQDVMELPPVLAEKQAKAAAGRTKRPKIQAQAQASAGDQSGASMSLVKRTPGVGAAGGEDQPKSLIQRPSATKQQRPDWHPPWKLMRVISGHLGWVRALAVEPNNQWFASGAGDRTIKIWNLATGALRLTLTGHISTVRGLAVSPRHPYLFSCGEDKMVKCWDLETNKVIRHYHGHLSGVYTLALHPRLDLLVTGGRDGVCRVWDMRTRSNVHVLSGHKGTVADIKCQEADPQVISGSLDATVRLWDLAAGKSMGVLTHHKKGVRALATHPREFTFASASTGSIKQWKCPEGDFMQNFDGQNAVINSLAANEDNVLFSGGDNGSMSFWDWKTGYRFQSLDTTAQPGSLDAEAGIMASTFDRTGLRLITGEADKTIKVWKPDDEATEETHPVTWAPTLGRQRY, from the coding sequence ATGGACTACGTCTCCCCACAGACGACGGCCGACGAAGCCATGCGCACGTCGGCCAAGCGGACTGCCGACCTCTTCGGTGCGGAATATCTTATGGTCACCCCCTCGACCCTGACAGACGGTTCAATCGGTGTGTCATACCGACGGAAAGCGGAATATCAAGATGTGATGGAGCTGCCACCAGTATTGGCAGAGAAACAGGCCAAAGCGGCGGCAGGGCGCACAAAACGGCCCAAGATCCAAGCGCAGGCGCAAGCATCAGCAGGAGACCAGAGTGGCGCGTCTATGTCACTCGTTAAAAGGACACCGGGAGTGGGTGCggctggtggtgaggatCAGCCTAAGAGTCTGATTCAGAGACCATCGGCCACGAAACAGCAGCGCCCAGATTGGCATCCGCCATGGAAGTTGATGCGTGTGATCTCAGGTCACTTGGGATGGGTGCGGGCGCTGGCCGTGGAACCCAACAACCAGTGGTTTGCCAGTGGAGCGGGAGATCGGACGATTAAGATCTGGAATTTAGCGACGGGCGCGCTGCGCTTGACGCTCACAGGTCACATTTCCACTGTTCGTGGATTGGCAGTGTCCCCGCGACACCCGTATCTATTCTCCTGTGGTGAGGATAAGATGGTCAAGTGTTGGGATCTGGAGACTAACAAGGTCATCCGGCACTACCACGGCCACTTGAGCGGAGTGTACACACTGGCCCTCCACCCACGTCTCGATCTGCTAGTCACGGGAGGTCGGGATGGCGTGTGTCGAGTTTGGGATATGCGCACGCGGAGCAACGTTCATGTGTTGAGTGGACACAAGGGGACAGTCGCCGATATCAAATGCCAGGAGGCTGACCCGCAGGTCATTTCCGGGTCTTTGGACGCCACGGTTCGGCTGTGGGATCTCGCTGCCGGGAAGAGCATGGGAGTCCTGACACACCACAAAAAGGGCGTTCGCGCTCTTGCTACTCACCCGCGAGAGTTTACCTTCGCCAGCGCGAGCACCGGCAGCATCAAGCAGTGGAAGTGCCCGGAGGGTGACTTCATGCAAAACTTCGACGGCCAGAACGCCGTCATCAATTCTCTGGCTGCCAACGAGGATAACGTCCTTTTCTCCGGTGGTGACAATGGGTCTATGTCCTTCTGGGATTGGAAGACTGGCTATCGATTCCAGTCCCTCGACACGACGGCCCAGCCCGGTTCGCTTGATGCCGAGGCTGGCATCATGGCTTCGACCTTCGACCGCACTGGCTTGCGTCTTATTACGGGTGAGGCTGATAAGACCATCAAAGTTTGGAAGCCTGATGATGAGGCTACTGAGGAGACACATCCCGTCACCTGGGCTCCTACTCTCGGTAGACAGCGGTATTGA
- a CDS encoding uncharacterized protein (ID:PFLUO_005259-T1.cds;~source:funannotate), with translation MDPQNSKFALHEAAREGRTQIAESLLNANPKSAFVRDDDDRLPIHWAVAYNRLPIVELLVGSRNFDPDVEDGSSWTPLMIAASLKDAAGDPIIDLFLKKGADVNVKSVSGQNALHFASSKANVSTVRTLIAHKCSARVKDARGQLPLHRAAAVGSVPILKTLLDEGKSPVNATDADGFTALHHAVSEGHGDAAILLLKSGAEAEKRDNDGRLAIDLVPDDKVKQYILQMAEREGVELP, from the exons ATGGATCCCCAGAACAGCAAGTTCGCTCTCCATGAGGCTGCCCGTGAGGGCAGAA CGCAAATTGCCGAGTCCCTTCTCAAC GCAAATCCGAAATCTGCATTTGTTAGAGATGACGATGATCGTCTTCCGATCCACTGGGCTGTGGCATACAATCGGCTGCCGATTGTGGAATTACTAGTCGGCAGCAGGAATTTTGATCCCGACGTGGAG GATGGGTCAAGCTGGACCCCGCTGATGATCGCTGCTAGCCTGAAGGACGCTGCTGGCGACCCGATCATAGACTTGTTCCTGAAAAAGGGAGCGGATGTGAATGTCAAGAGCGTTTCGGGCCAG AATGCTTTGCACTTTGCAAGCTCCAAGGCCAACGTTTCTACTGTCCGGACCTTGATTGCCCACAAGTGCAGCGCCAGAGTTAAGGATGCTCGCGGTCAGCTCCCTCTTCATCGAGCGGCAGCCGTTGGTTCAGTCCCGATCCTCAAAACTCTTCTAGATGAAGGAAAGAGCCCCGTAAATGCGACAGATGCCGATGGTTTTACGGCGCTGCACCACGCTGTGTCCGAAGGACATGGGGATGCAGCGATCCTGCTGTTAAAGTCTGGCGCTGAAGCGGAAAAGAGGGACAATGATGGTAGATTGGCCATCGATCTGGTGCCGGATGACAAG GTCAAGCAGTACATTCTGCAAATGgcagaaagagaaggagtTGAACTACCGTAG